A stretch of Stenotrophomonas indicatrix DNA encodes these proteins:
- a CDS encoding NUDIX hydrolase: MSQRNTEAPRVVYEGKYQRMVVRGSWEYSERTHAGGLAAIIIAVTPEDKVLFVEQFRVPLQASTIEMPAGLVGDIDAGESIEVSAVRELEEETGWTAEHAEVLMIGPTSSGASSEKIAFVRATGLRRIGEGGGDESEDITVHEVPRTQAAAWLVQKMAEGYEADAKLWAGLWMIEHHLDGRPRG, encoded by the coding sequence ATGAGCCAGCGCAACACCGAAGCACCGCGTGTCGTCTACGAAGGCAAGTACCAGCGCATGGTCGTGCGTGGCAGCTGGGAATACAGCGAACGCACCCACGCCGGCGGCCTGGCCGCGATCATCATTGCCGTCACCCCCGAGGACAAGGTGCTGTTCGTCGAGCAGTTCCGCGTGCCGCTGCAGGCGTCGACCATCGAGATGCCGGCCGGGCTGGTCGGCGACATCGATGCGGGCGAGTCCATCGAAGTTTCCGCTGTACGCGAGCTGGAAGAGGAAACCGGCTGGACCGCCGAGCACGCCGAAGTGCTGATGATCGGCCCCACCTCCTCCGGTGCCAGCAGCGAGAAGATCGCCTTCGTGCGTGCCACCGGCCTGCGTCGCATCGGCGAAGGCGGCGGCGACGAGAGCGAGGACATCACCGTGCATGAAGTGCCGCGCACGCAGGCGGCCGCCTGGCTGGTGCAGAAAATGGCCGAAGGCTATGAAGCCGATGCCAAGCTGTGGGCCGGCCTGTGGATGATCGAGCACCACCTGGACGGCCGGCCCCGTGGCTGA